The nucleotide sequence CGTAAACTGATCGATTCGGTGGTTTTGTTGAGTTCCGCCCAAAGCGGGTGTCCAAATACAGAACTGAAGTCGCCCCGCTCTAAAAAGGTCAGCGTTGCGCGGATGCCTTCATCGGTGACAGGTGCTGGAAAAACCTCGTGGATGCGTTGTAGGAATGCAGCATGGGTTTCCCGCGCGCGCGCTTGTTCTTTTTTTAAGGCGGCGGCGTCCAGCTTGGCGGCACGGGCCGCGCTGACCGCGCCCAGCACGTAGCTCATGCCGTCCCAGAGCAGGTTGGCGGCAATCCCGACAGTGCGTTTGACACCCTGTGGCACGACGAACAGCCGTCCCTTATCCCGCTTGTTATCACCGCTGCGGGTGTCTTCAAGATCGACAAAGCCGCCATTCCGATCCAGCACGATGATGAAAGGAATCGCTTTACGCTCGAAACCGGGTTGCGGCAGTTCGTTCTGCTGTCGCTGGTAGTAATCGCAGAGCGCTTGCAGGATCATCGGACAATCTCCTCGCTATTCCACTCTGGCACCCGCACCGCGCCGTTATCGAGTTGAGCGCGAAAAAAACAGGGCGTCGGTTCAGCGCCGCGATAGTCCAGGTCATACAGCATCCAGCCTAAATCGCGGTTGTCGGCAATAGGTTCGGGTTGTGATTCGGTGGCGTCCACCCAAGCGAAGTCGGCCGAAAATTCCCGGCAACCGAGATAGGGCTGATGGAAACATTGGCCCTTTTCGACGCGGCGGTGAAACATGGCCGCATATTTGGCGGGCGTATCGTCAGGACCAGCGTGGGTGGTTAATTCAAAGCGGGCATGAATCCGATAATCCACCTCGCGCAATAGCAGTGCGGCGCGTTGCTGGCGGTCTTCGTCCGCGTAGAGCGCCAGCGCGCCCTTGCCCCGGTTCATCGCGGTTTTCACATTGTCGGTGGAAATCACGCTGGCAACTTCATTACGCCGCACCGAGGCCCAACGGATCGGCTTGAGCACCTCGATTTTCGTAACTCGCCAGACGATTTGCGGCTTCCAAAAGATTGCCTCTAGCACGCCGCGCGCGGCGGATGGCGTCATCACATCGTAGGAAACTCGCTCGACTTTCATCTCCGGACGGGTGAAACAGGCGTAATCACCCCAGACTCGCAAGCACACTGTGTTAGGCGACATTCTTCCAACCTCCTGTCATGCGATCAGATCGTCCGGCGAATAACGGGCGGTTTGCGTGTCATCGACCCGCAAACCGAGCACCGAATCGTAAAGCGGCGCGACCTGGATGAAGATGCCGGGCTGTCGTTCGATGATAGCTCCATCAGTCAATAGCACCCGATGAACCCGGCGCGGGATATTCACGACGTAACGTTGCAATTGACGAAGCAGCTTTCGTTCCAAACCATCGCTGGAGCGGGTGAGTTGGGCCAAGAGCGGTTCGTTATCGCCGTAGCGAACGATGACCGGCGCTTGAATTTCCGGGATAAGTTGAAAACGTTCGGCGGCGGTGCGAAAGCTAAATTCCAATCGCTGGTTGTTCTTCAGGAGTGGTAATATCCCTTTTCCATCAAGCTGTTCTGCTCCTTTTTGCCAATACAGGCTCTGGAAATATTCGGCGAACAACGCCGGGGCTAGCGGGTCGGGCGGACGACGCTGCAATATCTGCCGCCCTGCCTGGCAAGCTTGGCGCAAGTGACCCGCTGGAGGTTGAGTCGGCGGCACAAACACCACCACCTGTCCAAAATTGAACAGGCGGCCTTCACGGTTGCAACGTCCTGCCGCTTGCGCGATGGAATCCAAGCCCGCCAGCGCCCGGTAAACCGCTGGAAAATCCAAATCGACACCGGCTTCCACTAGTTGGGTGCTGATCACTCGCAGTGGCTCGTCGGAGTTTTCTAACCGCTTTTTAATCCCGGCAATCACGTCAGAGCGATGTTGGCCGCACATGAGGCCCGAGAGATGCACGGTATCGGGTGGCAATAAGCCATGCAGAATGCGGGCATCGTCGCGCCGGTCCACGATGCACAATACGCGGGGGTGGTCTTCCAGTTCGGCGGCGAGCGCTTCCCAAGTGATCGACGTTTGGAAATCAGTCGGCAAAGTCAATTTCACCCGGCGCAAGCTATCATGCAGTTCGCGCACCGCCGCCGCATCGCCCACGATCTCACGCACGTCGTCCAACCCTTTCAGAGAAAAATCAAAGCTATGCCGGGAGGAAAGGTCCGGCTGCGTGGCGGTACACAGCACAAAACTGACACCGTAATAGCGGCTCAATTCGCGGACTGTGCGGAGAATGGGGGTCAAAAAATCCGGTGGCAGTAGTTGCGCTTCATCCAGAATCACCACGCTGTCGAGGATGTTGTGCAATTTGCGGGTTCGGCTAGGGCGGTTAGCGAACAGCGACTCGAAAAATTGCACGCTCGTGGTCACGATCAACGGCGCATCCCAATTCTCACAGGCCAGCCGACTGCTGGGCGTTTCACGGTCGGCCTCGAAAAGGCTGTGATGTTCGAGCACGGCATCCGCACCAAACACGGCGCGAAACACATCCGCCGTCTGTTCGATGATGCTGGTGTAAGGGATAACGTAAAGAATCCGGCGCTTGCCATGCTGGCGGGCGTGGCGCAGAGCAAAAGCTAACGAGGCCAGCGTCTTGCCGCCGCCGGTGGGCACCGTCAGCGAAAACAAACCTGGCGACTGCCCGGCGGTATTCCGGCAGCGTTCCAGCACCGCCGCCCGCATTCGATTGACCGGAGTGTCGCTCGCTCGCTCAGCCAATCCCGCCATATGAGCGTCATAGCGTGGCTCCAAGTCCGCCAGCGTGGGATAACAACCGCGCAAGCCAGCTTTATCGGGCGTCATGAACTGTTCGGTGTCGAGAAAATCGGCATCCACCAAGCAGGAAAACAGCAATCTGATCCACAACGCATGATCGCGTTCGCCACCGGGATGGGACACTGGCAACGGCGCGTTGAGAATGTCGGCGGGCGGTTCGGCAGCTAGCGCATCCGCCAGTAAATCAGCTTGGCTCAAACGATTGATCAGACTGGAAGCGGGAGCTTCCGCGCTTTGCCAATCCGGTAAGCCTGCATGATGGCCAGCGATCAGATAGGCGAGAATTCGACCTGAACCTTTCATCCGATCCATCGCGTGAAGCGCGCCCGCTGTGGAATGATCGACTTTGCCGGGCGCGGTTTCGATATGGGCGTCGTAGCCGGAGGCGCTACAGATATAATGCTGAAACGCCTCGCGATATTTACCGAGGTCGTGCCACAAACCCGCCAGCCTAGCCCAATCGCCGGCTTCGAACGCGGCGGCGAACGATTCAGCTAGGCTCGCAACGCCGCGTAAATGCTCGTCGAGAAGATGCTTTACCCATTGTCCATTACGGTCTTGTCTGACATGAGCGAGAAAAATAGACGATTTTTCAGACATGGCTAAATTCCCGATTGCTAAGTAGAAGCGAAATTGCGATCATCCATTTTAAGTTAGTTTTATAAATGAAAAGAGCTAGTTATTTAAATCTCGAACAGTAACGGTAATCAAAGCCAATATGGCTAGTCCCCTCAATCTCCTCGTCATCGACCTCGAAACCCGGCCCGATGCGGCCATCCTGCCCGCCGACCGCGATCCAGAGGCCTTTCCCAAGCCGATCCAGCATCAAATCATCACGCTCGGTTTTTTGCTGGCGCGCATCGAGCGCGACGGTCAGAGCGAGCGTTACGTGGTGCGCAAGCTGGGATCGGCCAGCATCGCCGAGCGAGGCGAGCGGGAGATTCTGGCCGGATTCTGGCAAATGGTGGATCGAAACCGGCCGCGCGTGGTCACCTGGAACGGGCGCGGCTTCGACGCCGCCGTGCTCAAGCAACGCTCGCTGATTCATGGCCTGACGGCCTACAACTGGCACCGCACCGAGCCGCGCTTCGGCTACGACTACCGCTTTCAAACCG is from Candidatus Competibacteraceae bacterium and encodes:
- the cas5c gene encoding type I-C CRISPR-associated protein Cas5 produces the protein MSPNTVCLRVWGDYACFTRPEMKVERVSYDVMTPSAARGVLEAIFWKPQIVWRVTKIEVLKPIRWASVRRNEVASVISTDNVKTAMNRGKGALALYADEDRQQRAALLLREVDYRIHARFELTTHAGPDDTPAKYAAMFHRRVEKGQCFHQPYLGCREFSADFAWVDATESQPEPIADNRDLGWMLYDLDYRGAEPTPCFFRAQLDNGAVRVPEWNSEEIVR
- a CDS encoding CRISPR-associated endonuclease Cas3'' encodes the protein MSEKSSIFLAHVRQDRNGQWVKHLLDEHLRGVASLAESFAAAFEAGDWARLAGLWHDLGKYREAFQHYICSASGYDAHIETAPGKVDHSTAGALHAMDRMKGSGRILAYLIAGHHAGLPDWQSAEAPASSLINRLSQADLLADALAAEPPADILNAPLPVSHPGGERDHALWIRLLFSCLVDADFLDTEQFMTPDKAGLRGCYPTLADLEPRYDAHMAGLAERASDTPVNRMRAAVLERCRNTAGQSPGLFSLTVPTGGGKTLASLAFALRHARQHGKRRILYVIPYTSIIEQTADVFRAVFGADAVLEHHSLFEADRETPSSRLACENWDAPLIVTTSVQFFESLFANRPSRTRKLHNILDSVVILDEAQLLPPDFLTPILRTVRELSRYYGVSFVLCTATQPDLSSRHSFDFSLKGLDDVREIVGDAAAVRELHDSLRRVKLTLPTDFQTSITWEALAAELEDHPRVLCIVDRRDDARILHGLLPPDTVHLSGLMCGQHRSDVIAGIKKRLENSDEPLRVISTQLVEAGVDLDFPAVYRALAGLDSIAQAAGRCNREGRLFNFGQVVVFVPPTQPPAGHLRQACQAGRQILQRRPPDPLAPALFAEYFQSLYWQKGAEQLDGKGILPLLKNNQRLEFSFRTAAERFQLIPEIQAPVIVRYGDNEPLLAQLTRSSDGLERKLLRQLQRYVVNIPRRVHRVLLTDGAIIERQPGIFIQVAPLYDSVLGLRVDDTQTARYSPDDLIA